DNA from Algisphaera agarilytica:
CGGCCTACGGCTGCGCGGGGCAACGCTGCATGGCGGGCTCGGTCGCGCTGGCGGTCGGCAGCGTGGGCGATGCGCTGGTCGAGAACCTGGTGGACTACGCTGGGTCGATCAACGCCGCGCCGAGCGACGGCAACGAAACCGCGGGCATGGGCCCGGTGATCTCGGCCGAGCACAAAGACCGCGTTGCCTCGGCGATCGCCACCGCTGAGACCGAAGGCGCCGACGTCGCACTCGACGGGCGCGGCGTCGAATCCGGCGACTCGTTCCTGCTTGGCCCGTCCGTGATCGACCGTGTCACCACCGACATGTCGGCCTGGAAGAACGAGATCTTCGGGCCGGTGTTGTCCGTCGTCCGGGCCGACACGCTCGACGATGCGCTGGCCATCGGCAAGGCCTGCCCCTACGGCAACGGAGCCTCGATCTTCACCCGGTCGGGCTACGCCGCGCGGCAGTTCAAACGCCACTTCAACGCCGGGATGATCGGCATCAACGTCGGCGTGCCCGCACCCATGGCCTGGCTGCCCTTCACCGGCTGGAACCAGTCCTTCTTCGGCGACCTGCACATCCAGGGCACCGAGGGCGTGCACTTCTACACCCGCCAGAAGATGACCCTCACCCGCTGGTTCGAGTCGGCCGAGGAATCCCACGCCGACCCCGTGTGGAAGACGAAATAAGCATAAGCCGCTTGCGGCTTAGCAATCCCCCTCCACGCTAAGCCGCAAGCGGCTAACCTGTGCGCATGGCCACCCCCATCCCCCAAGGTTCCACGCTCGGCATGCTCGGCGGCGGGCAGCTCGGACGCATGTTTGCCGACGCCGCCCACGCCCTGGGCTACCGCGTCCACGTGTACTGCCCGGAGGACAACTGCCCCGCCGCGCAGGCCGCCGACGAACACACCAACGCTCCGTACGACGACCTCGACGCGGTGAGCCGGTTCGCCGAATCGGTGGCGGTGGTGACCTACGAGTTCGAGAACGTCCCCGCCGCGACCGCCGCGGCCTGTGCCGCCCACGCTCCGGTCCGCCCCGGCGAGAACGTGCTGCGTGTCGCCCAGGACCGCATCCGCGAAAAAACAACGCTGCGCGAGCACGGCATCCCCGTCGGGCCGTTCGCCCCGGTGAAGTCCGAGATCGATCTGCACCAGGCGATGCAGGCCATCGGCCTGCCCGGCGTGCTCAAAACCTCCGGCGGCGGGTACGACGGCAAGGGCCAACGCATCCTGCGCAGCATCGCCGACGCGACCTACGCCTGGGAAGACCTAGGCCGGGTGCCGTGCGTTTACGAAGCGATGATCGACTTCGAACAGGAGGTCAGTATCGTGGCGGCCCGCTCGGTCGATGGCGGTGTCCAGTGCTTCGGCCCGATCGCCAACACCCACCGCAACCACATCCTGGATGTGTCGGTTGTGCCGTCGGGTGCCCCCGAAAAAGTCGAAGAACAGGCCGTCGCCATTGCGACCCAAGTGATGAACGGCCTCGATGTCGTCGGCGTGTTGTGCGTCGAGTTCTTCCAGACGCGCGACGGCCGCATGCTCGTCAACGAACTCGCCCCCCGCCCGCACAACTCCGGCCACCTCACCATCGAAGCCTTCAACGCCAGCCAGTTCGAGCAGCAAGTCCGCACCATCTGCGGCCTGCCCGTCGCGCCGCTGGAGCGCAAGAGCCCCGCAGCGATGGCGAACCTGCTCGGCGACCTCTGGCCGGCCGAGGGGGGAGACCCGGACTGGTCGGCCATCGACGGCGAACACATGCACCTACACCTCTACGGCAAAGCCGCAGCACGACCGGGTCGAAAGATGGGCCACCTCACCGCCCTCGCCCGCACCCCCCACGAAGCGATCCGCGACGCGGTCGAAGCGCGGACGCGTCTGGCGCCCCGTAACCCGCTGTCCCCGGATTGATCCGCGTAAGCCGTTTGCGGCTTAGCGCGAAGAAGATGTCAACGCTAAGCCGCAAGCGGCATATCACGGATCGACGAGCCGCCGATACAGCGCGTCGTATCGCTCGACCGTTTGCGAGATATCGAAACGCGATTCGATCCACCGCCGCCCCGCTTGTTGAAGTTGGGCTCGCTCGTCAGGTTTGAAGTTGAGCTTCGCGTTCATCGCATCTGCTAGCGCGGTGGCGTCGCGTTCTTCAACCACGAACCGCTGCGCCTCGGACGGCAATGCCTCGGGGTTGCCCGAGTGACGGGTCGTGATCACCGGCGTCCCCACCGCTTGGGCCTGCATCAGAACCATCGGACACCCTTCCGCGTCCCCGTCTTCGGCCACACGGCTGGGCGTGACCAACGCCGTCGCGTGACGCATCGCCTCCGCAAGCGCGTCGTACGGAACTCGGCCCACGAATTCCACCGCCGACGCCAAACCCAACGATTCCACCAACTCCCGAAGCCTTTGCTCCTCGACCGGATCGCCGGAACCGATCAATTTGAGTGTCGCCTTTACCCCTCGGCCACGGATTGTCGCCATCGCCTGGATCGCGTCGTCGGGTGCTTTCTTGTCAACGAATCGGCCCACAAAAAGAAAGGTCGCGTTACACGGTTGAGGCTCATAGACCCAGCGCGGCAACTCGATGCCCAGCGGGATGACCTCCACTCGATCAACGGGCACGGCGCACGCCCGCAGCGTCTGCGCCATCGATTCGGAAAGCGCCACAAACGTTGCCCCCCGTTCACCCATCCAGCGATAACGCTCGGCCCAACACGGGTCGCGCAGCAGACGCGAAACGTCGTACCCATAAGTTGTGATCAAGGTGGGCACACCACGGTGGAGGTAACGCGCAGCGTGGAGCGCACGCGGGCCGAAGTGGCCGTGGACCAAGTCGAAAGATTCATCGATCGCCGGCGGTTGCTCCGCGATCGCCCGCATCTGCGCACCGATGTCCTCGGCCGGCTCGACGTGGATGCGCTCCAGCCCCAACACCCGCTGCGTCACCTCGGGCGCATCGTCAGCAATCGTCTCTGCGGCAAACGTCATGTCGTGCCCCCGCTGCGCTAACGCCAAGGGCACTTCGAGCATCGTGCGTTCGGTCGCCGCCCCGAAGATGTTGTAGAGCTGCAACACCTTCGCCATCAGGCCTCCTTGTTTTTGTGAGCCACGACGAGGTACAGGCACGCCCACTTCTCCGAACGGTCGAGCTTTTCGAGCAGCATCCCCGCCACCTGAAAACTGCCGGCCAAAAGGTGCGTCAGCTTCAGCCAGCGCATCGGGCCGCGGTGGAACTTGAAGACGTGGTACGACGCCATGGTCGCTGCGGTGGTCCAGAACGTGCCGATCGGCTCGATGCGGTCGAGGGTGAAGCCCGCCTGGGTGAACAGATGTTCGAGCCCGAACTTCGTGAAGCGGTAGAAGTCGCGCGGCTCGTCGTGCAGGTGCCAGAACATCGGCACGCTCACGACCGCCGCCCCGCCGGGTTCGAGCACGCGGGCCCATTCACGCAGCGCCGCGGCGGGTTCTTCGACGTGTTCGAGGTTGGACGTGGACAGCAGCGCATCGAAGCTGCCGTCTTCGGCCGGAATCTCGGTCGCGCTGCCGAAGAGATCAACCTGCGACGCGTCGTAGGCTGTGTCGGGGATGTCCAAGCCGAGGTACTGCTCAACGTATTGCTCAAACACCGGCCGATGCGGCATCACGCCGCAGCCGATGTCGATGAGTTTCTTCCGACCCGCCAACTCTGCTGCGGCGGCGGCCAAGCATTCGTCGTGGATCGCCATGACCAGCGCGTTGCGCACCCGCGCTTCGCGGAAGAGGTATCTCAGGAATCGTCGGGCGACAGCGCTCACGCGGGTTTGTATCCCCGGCACGTGGCGGTCGCACAAAGCCGATCGGGGCGGTTGAACAGATTCCAAAGCAGATGGCAGCCCGGCCACTTCATCGGCGCATCCATCGAAACCACCCGCTCAAAACCAACGGCTTCCAAAGCGCCTCGCAGTTCACTGGGAACGTAGAGGTGTTGATCCGTCGCGTCCCGCCCGCGCTCGGCGGGGTTGTGCCGGCAGGGCGAGGCGATGTAGATCATGCCGCCGGGCCGGAGGACGCGCAGGGCGTCGGCGAGCGCGGCCCGGCCACGCTCCACTTCGAGGTGTTCGATGACCTGGTTCATCACGATCGACTGCACCGAGGCGTCGGCTTCGGGAAGCGGTTCCCCGAGCGTGTGTTGGGCCAGCGGCAGCGCGGGCACACGGCGGTGACCGATCGCCACCGCGTCGGGCGAGCCTTCGTAGCCGCGGCAGTCCAGGCCCCACTGCTGCGCGAGTTCAACGAGCAGGCCGGTGCCTGCCCCCAGGTCCAGGACCGGGCCGGGCGTGCTGTGTCTAAGGACATGGGCCAGGATCGGGGCGTAGAACGACGCGTCGCGGTCGGCGTACCAATGCTCGAAGTATTCGCGATCGCCGATGCCCGGCGCGGTCATGGGGCCGGGTCCTCGGGGGTGGGCGTCGCTACGAGGCCGGCGGGCGGATGGGGACGGCCCGCGAAGATCGACATCGTTTCGCCGAACTCTTCGTAGCCGCCGAGGTGCTCGAGATCGATCTCGGGGAACATGGTCAGGTGATCTTCGACGCTGCGGAAGAACCAGTGCGGCGCATCGGGTGCGTCGGTCGTGTTTTCGATCAGCACCAGAATCCCATCGGGCCGGAGCACGCGGTTGAGTTCGCCGAGGGTGGCGGGGAGCTCGTCGTCGGGGATGCCGCCGAGCACGCCGAAGACGAACAGGAGGTCGATGCTGAAGTCGGGCGTCGGCAGGGTGTGGTCGGTGAGGTGAGTAAACTTCACCCGGCCCGAGCCCTGAGCGAGATCGATCAGTTCGCGGGTCGGATCGACGCCCAGCACACGGCCGGACACACGCTGGGTGAGCAGCGGCGTCAGCCGACCGGCCCCGCAACCGAAGTCCAGGGCCGTGACCTCTTGGCCGGTTAGCAGCGGATCGACGCGGTCGAACACCTCGTAGAAGTGTTTGTGGGTGACTTCGTCGATCGCCTCGGGCGGGTGCTTGATATGCAAGACCGCTCGCGTGCCCAGGCGGGCAGCGCGGTCGTCCCAGTATTGCTTTCGTGAGTCGGGCAAAGCGGCGACCTCCTTGTCGCGTCGAGCCGGTCGAACAGGCGGACTCGATCAGCCCGCGTCGTCCCCCATCATACGGCCCATGAGCACCGACATCCGATGGGCATCCTCGACGCCCTCCGATTTGTTCTCGAGGTGGACCGCGTCGCGTTTCCACTGCATCTGCGGAAACATCTCCCGGTACGTTTCAACATCGCGGTAAACGTGCTGGCGGGTATCGGGCAGGTCGGCGGTGTTTTCGATCAATACCAAGAGGCCGTCGGACTTGAGCACCCGGACGATCTCGCCGACGGCGCGGTCGAGCAGACGCCCGCGCAGGCCGCCCAGGGCGTGATTGGCCAGGACGAGGTCCATGCTGCGCGGCGGAGTGGGCACTCGGCCGTCGGGGATGTGGATGAAGCGGACCCCGGAGGAAGGCGTGGCCTCGTGGATCAGGGGCAGGCTGGTGTCCACTCCCAGCACGTCGCCGTCGACCAGTTGAGCAAGGTCCTGGGTGAATCGTCCCGCCCCGCAATAGAAGTCCAGGGCCTTGGATTCATCGCCGCGCAACTCTTCGCGGATGAGCGAGAGGGTCGTGCCCCAGCGCGGGTCGGTCAGCTCGGACGAGGGGTCGATGTAGACCTTGTCGTTGAGCAGATCGCGCAGGCCGAACTTCGGGGATTGTCTACTCCAATAGGAGATCGGGACGCTCATCAAAGAACTCCTTGACCACAGACACGACGTCGCGGAGGTCGCGTTCGGTCAGCCCCGCGGTAAGCGGGAGGCTGAGCGTGCGTCGCCCCAGGTCCCGAGCCTGGGGCTGTGCGTCGGGCGACCAACCCAACGATGTCTGATACCACGGGTGCTCTGCAACGGACAGATAATGCACCCCGATGCCGATGTTCTGCTGCAAGAGGAAGTCCAGCAGCGGGTCCCGGTCGGCGTCGTCCCCGACATGCACTGTATACAAGTGGCGTGCGTGCGTCTCGTCAGAATCCGATTCAGACGGCAAATTTAAGGGCACACCCGCGAGCATGTCGTTGTAATTTTTCCATACGAGCGACCGCCTCTCGAGGTTCGTTTCAACCCGCGACAGCTGGTGAAGCCCCAGCGCCGCGGCGAGGTCGGTCAGGTTGTACTTGAAGCCCGGCTCGACCATCTGATAGTGGCGGAAATGGGGGCTGCCGTCCGGTGCCTGGCGGAAGCGGGTGTAGGCGTCGCGGGAGAGGCCGTGGAGGCTGAGCGTGCGGGCCCGGCTGGCGTCCTGCGGGTCGCGGCAGAGCAGCATGCCGCCCTCCCCGGTGGTGACGTT
Protein-coding regions in this window:
- a CDS encoding 5-(carboxyamino)imidazole ribonucleotide synthase, with translation MATPIPQGSTLGMLGGGQLGRMFADAAHALGYRVHVYCPEDNCPAAQAADEHTNAPYDDLDAVSRFAESVAVVTYEFENVPAATAAACAAHAPVRPGENVLRVAQDRIREKTTLREHGIPVGPFAPVKSEIDLHQAMQAIGLPGVLKTSGGGYDGKGQRILRSIADATYAWEDLGRVPCVYEAMIDFEQEVSIVAARSVDGGVQCFGPIANTHRNHILDVSVVPSGAPEKVEEQAVAIATQVMNGLDVVGVLCVEFFQTRDGRMLVNELAPRPHNSGHLTIEAFNASQFEQQVRTICGLPVAPLERKSPAAMANLLGDLWPAEGGDPDWSAIDGEHMHLHLYGKAAARPGRKMGHLTALARTPHEAIRDAVEARTRLAPRNPLSPD
- a CDS encoding glycosyltransferase family 4 protein, which translates into the protein MAKVLQLYNIFGAATERTMLEVPLALAQRGHDMTFAAETIADDAPEVTQRVLGLERIHVEPAEDIGAQMRAIAEQPPAIDESFDLVHGHFGPRALHAARYLHRGVPTLITTYGYDVSRLLRDPCWAERYRWMGERGATFVALSESMAQTLRACAVPVDRVEVIPLGIELPRWVYEPQPCNATFLFVGRFVDKKAPDDAIQAMATIRGRGVKATLKLIGSGDPVEEQRLRELVESLGLASAVEFVGRVPYDALAEAMRHATALVTPSRVAEDGDAEGCPMVLMQAQAVGTPVITTRHSGNPEALPSEAQRFVVEERDATALADAMNAKLNFKPDERAQLQQAGRRWIESRFDISQTVERYDALYRRLVDP
- a CDS encoding class I SAM-dependent methyltransferase yields the protein MSAVARRFLRYLFREARVRNALVMAIHDECLAAAAAELAGRKKLIDIGCGVMPHRPVFEQYVEQYLGLDIPDTAYDASQVDLFGSATEIPAEDGSFDALLSTSNLEHVEEPAAALREWARVLEPGGAAVVSVPMFWHLHDEPRDFYRFTKFGLEHLFTQAGFTLDRIEPIGTFWTTAATMASYHVFKFHRGPMRWLKLTHLLAGSFQVAGMLLEKLDRSEKWACLYLVVAHKNKEA
- a CDS encoding class I SAM-dependent methyltransferase; the encoded protein is MTAPGIGDREYFEHWYADRDASFYAPILAHVLRHSTPGPVLDLGAGTGLLVELAQQWGLDCRGYEGSPDAVAIGHRRVPALPLAQHTLGEPLPEADASVQSIVMNQVIEHLEVERGRAALADALRVLRPGGMIYIASPCRHNPAERGRDATDQHLYVPSELRGALEAVGFERVVSMDAPMKWPGCHLLWNLFNRPDRLCATATCRGYKPA
- a CDS encoding class I SAM-dependent methyltransferase encodes the protein MPDSRKQYWDDRAARLGTRAVLHIKHPPEAIDEVTHKHFYEVFDRVDPLLTGQEVTALDFGCGAGRLTPLLTQRVSGRVLGVDPTRELIDLAQGSGRVKFTHLTDHTLPTPDFSIDLLFVFGVLGGIPDDELPATLGELNRVLRPDGILVLIENTTDAPDAPHWFFRSVEDHLTMFPEIDLEHLGGYEEFGETMSIFAGRPHPPAGLVATPTPEDPAP
- a CDS encoding class I SAM-dependent methyltransferase, with translation MSVPISYWSRQSPKFGLRDLLNDKVYIDPSSELTDPRWGTTLSLIREELRGDESKALDFYCGAGRFTQDLAQLVDGDVLGVDTSLPLIHEATPSSGVRFIHIPDGRVPTPPRSMDLVLANHALGGLRGRLLDRAVGEIVRVLKSDGLLVLIENTADLPDTRQHVYRDVETYREMFPQMQWKRDAVHLENKSEGVEDAHRMSVLMGRMMGDDAG